The following are from one region of the Coffea eugenioides isolate CCC68of chromosome 2, Ceug_1.0, whole genome shotgun sequence genome:
- the LOC113762724 gene encoding uncharacterized protein LOC113762724 produces MSSSETLVEAALRVLNTADPVEKARLGDEVANKWLQGLITQAYDPSQDVIVPDRPARLSNVKLVSPSMMPKLGKAGSLQSRQAIVHSLVHTESWAVDLSWDIIARFGKQECMPRDFFTDFVKVAQDEGRHFTLLSVRLEELGSFYGALPAHDGLWDSAMATSNDLLARLAIEHCVHEARGLDVIPTTISRFRNGRDDQTADLLEKVIYPEEITHCAAGVKWFRYLCLRSRNPDVIDGLLMPQKNEVNYSDNDVEADDEVIRMFHATVRRYFRGPLKPPFNETARRAAGFGSQWYEPLAIKDVATE; encoded by the exons ATGAGCAGCTCAGAGACCCTGGTGGAAGCGGCACTACGAGTGCTCAACACGGCTGACCCAGTTGAAAAGGCCCGGCTGGGTGACGAAGTAGCTAATAAATGGCTACAGGGTCTCATCACTCAGGCCTATGACCCATCCCAAGACGTCATTGTACCGGATCGCCCTGCTAGGCTTAGCAAC GTGAAACTAGTGTCACCTAGCATGATGCCGAAACTGGGCAAAGCTGGAAGCTTGCAGAGTAGACAAGCCATTGTACACAGTCTTGTCCACACTGAGAGCTGGGCCGTTGACTTATCTTGG GATATAATTGCTCGTTTCGGCAAGCAAGAGTGCATGCCCAGAGATTTTTTCACTGACTTCGTGAAGGTGGCACAAGATGAAGGTCGGCATTTCACCCTGCTTTCTGTGCGGCTTGAAGAACTAGGATCATTTTATGGAGCTTTACCTGCCCATGATGGTCTCTGGGACTCTGCTATGGCTACTTCTAATGATTTGTTGGCACGTTTGGCTATTGAACATTGCGTTCATGAG GCTCGAGGGCTGGATGTGATCCCGACGACAATATCTCGCTTCCGCAATGGGAGAGATGATCAGACTGCTGACCTGCTGGAGAAAGTCATTTACCCTGAAGAGATTACGCATTGTGCTGCAGGAGTTAAGTGGTTTAGGTATCTTTGCTTGAGGTCCAGAAATCCAGATGTGATTGATGGATTGCTGATGCCACAGAAAAATGAAGTTAACTACAGTGATAATGATGTGGAAGCTGATGATGAAGTAATTCGGATGTTTCATGCAACTGTCAGGAGATACTTTAGGGGCCCATTAAAGCCTCCTTTTAATGAGACAGCCAGAAGAGCTGCTGGATTCGGTTCTCAATGGTACGAGCCTTTGGCTATCAAAGATGTAGCAACTGAATGA
- the LOC113761456 gene encoding dihydrolipoyllysine-residue acetyltransferase component 1 of pyruvate dehydrogenase complex, mitochondrial, with product MALSRLRNPVISRAPSLLRARLFSSTCRSLPCSSRVLSSFADVEGTLSRTTSVPIFGRLHGHSSKMKSRIGVRYFSSADPLQTVVGMPALSPTMSQGNIAKWRKKEGDKINVGDVLCDIETDKATLEFESLEEGFLAKILVPEGSKDVPVGQSIAITVEDPDDIKNVSIPAGSGAEVKEETSEKSIGNEEKKQQTSSLKTNTAELPPHFVLGMPALSPTMSQGNIAKWRKQEGDKIEVGDVLCEIETDKATLEFESLEEGFLAKILVPDGSKDVAVGQPIAVTVEDPNDIESVKTSFSGDRMLQEDKPVQHDPTPKTKAQNTSFSRISPSAKLLIVEHGLDASSIPASGPRGTILKGDVLAAIKSGIGSSKISSSKEKQTPSPQVKSQTGSPGLSGLKSTLPQADAYEDLPNSQIRKVIATRLLESKQSTPHLYLSSDVILDPLLSFRKELKENFDVKVSVNDIVIKVVAMALRNVPEANAYWDVKKGEALFSDAVDISIAVATDKGLMTPIIRNADQKSISAISLEVKELAERARAGKLKPNEFQGGTFSISNLGMFPVDHFCAIINPPQAGILAVGRGNQVVEPVVGADGIEKPGVVTKMSLTLSADHRVFDGHVGGAFLAALRSNFSDIRRLLL from the exons CAGCTCCAGGGTGCTCAGTTCCTTTGCTGATGTTGAAGGCACATTATCAAG GACTACATCTGTACCTATTTTTGGTCGATTACATGGACATTCTTCAAAAATGAAG TCACGAATTGGTGTACGGTATTTCTCATCTGCAG ATCCTCTCCAAACGGTCGTTGGAATGCCAGCTCTGTCCCCTACAATG AGTCAAGGTAACATTGCAAAGTGGAGGAAAAAAGAGGGAGACAAG ATCAATGTGGGGGATGTGCTATGTGATATAGAGACTGACAAAGCTACACTTGAATTTGAAAGTCTTGAGgaagg GTTCTTGGCTAAGATACTGGTACCTGAAGGTTCAAAAGATGTGCCTGTGGGACAATCGATTGCAATTACG GTTGAGGATCCAGATGATATAAAAAATGTATCTATTCCTGCTGGTAGTGGAGCAGAAGTCAAGGAAGAAACATCTGAAAAAAGTATAGGTAACGAAGAGAAGAAACAGCAAACAAGTTCTCTGAAGACAAACACAGCTGAACTTCCTCCTCATTTTGTTCTTGGAATGCCTGCATTATCCCCAACCATG AGCCAAGGAAACATTGCTAAATGGAGGAAACAGGAAGGTGATAAG ATAGAAGTTGGGGATGTGCTTTGTGAGATAGAGACCGACAAAGCAACCCTTGAATTTGAAAGTCTTGAAGAAGg ATTTTTGGCCAAGATTCTAGTTCCAGACGGTTCAAAAGACGTGGCAGTTGGACAACCTATTGCCGTAACT GTGGAGGATCCAAATGATATTGAAAGTGTAAAAACATCATTTAGTGGTGATAGAATGCTGCAGGAGGACAAGCCGGTCCAGCATGACCCGACTCCTAAAACAAAAGCTCAAAACACAAGTTTCAGTAGAATAAGTCCATCTGCAAAGTTGCTTATTGTGGAACATGGATTGGATGCGTCGTCAATACCAGCTTCTGGTCCTCGTGGTACTATTTTAAAGGGAGATGTTTTAGCTGCCATAAAATCAGGGATTGGATCTTCGAAGATCTCATCATCTAAAGAGAAACAAACCCCATCTCCACAGGTTAAATCACAAACTGGTTCTCCAGGATTGTCTGGATTAAAATCTACTTTACCCCAGGCTGATGCATATGAAGATTTACCTAATAGTCAAATTCGCAAG GTTATAGCGACTAGGTTATTGGAATCAAAGCAATCTACACCTCATTTATATTTATCTTCAG ATGTCATCCTGGATCCTCTTCTGTCCTTCAgaaaggagctcaagg aaaattttgatgttaaaGTTTCAGTGAATGATATTGTCATCAAAGTTGTTGCAATGGCACTGAGAAATGTCCCAGAAGCAAATG CTTACTGGGATGTCAAAAAAGGTGAAGCATTATTTTCTGATGCGGTTGACATATCAATTGCAGTTGCTACAGATAAG GGCTTGATGACTCCTATTATTAGAAATGCTGATCAAAAATCCATATCAGCAATTTCCTTAGAG GTCAAGGAACTTGCTGAAAGAGCAAGAGCGGGAAAGCTTAAGCCAAATGAATTCCAGGGTGGCACTTTTAG CATCTCAAATTTGGGAATGTTTCCGGTGGACCACTTTTGTGCAATTATAAATCCCCCGcag GCGGGCATTCTTGCAGTTGGTAGAGGCAATCAAGTTGTTGAGCCTGTTGTTGGAGCAGATG GAATTGAGAAGCCTGGTGTTGTCACAAAAATGAGTTTAACACTGTCAGCGGACCATCGTGTTTTTGACGGACATGTTGGAG GTGCTTTTCTCGCCGCTTTACGTTCAAACTTTTCCGACATTCGAAGACTTCTTTTGTGA